Within Saccharomonospora cyanea NA-134, the genomic segment TACGGCCGTCGACGTGTTGTCTCACTTGCCGACTCCCAACTCCAGCAGCACGACCCCCCCGATGATGAGCACCAGTCCGACGACCATCGTGAAGTTCATGCGCTCACCGAGGAAGACGGCGCCGATGACGGCCACGAGAGCGACACCGATCGCCGACCAGATCGCGTAGACGACGCCGACCGGCAGCCCGGCCTTGAGAACCTGGGCGAGCAGGTAGAAGGCCGTCCCGTAGCCGACGACGACCACGGCGGAAGGCAGCAGCCTCGTGAAGCCCTCGGCGTACTTCAACGAAACCGTGCCGGTCACCTCCGCGGCGATGGCCGCCGCCAACAGGACATATGGGCTCATGGCTGTTAAAATACCTGAACGAACGTCCCAATACATCGCGAGTCGTGCGCCACATCAGCGGGACTAGGCCAAGGGCAGTAGGTTACTCATCAGTACGAAGCATTAGCCTTTCCCCGACCCACCGCGAAGCTCTCGAACCGAAAGGCCCCGAACATGGGTGCACTTCAGATCACGATGGGCGTGATCGGCGTTCTCGTCAGCGTCGTCGCCTGGTCCGTGTTCGTCTCCGGCGTGCTCCGCCAGGTCCGCATCATTCGGCTCGGCCAGCCGGACTCCACCCGCAACGGCCCGTTCTGGCCCCGCCTGCGCACCCTGATCAAGGAGTTCGCGGCCCACACCCGCATGAACAAGTTCCGCCACGTCGGCCCGTGGCACTGGCTCGTCATGTGGGGCTTCCTGCTGGGCTCGCTGGCCCTGTTCGAGGCATACGGTGAGGTCTTCGTCCCCCACTTCGCCTGGCCGATCATCGGGCACTGGGCCCCGTGGCAACTGCTGCTCGAACTGCTGGGTCTCGGCACGGTGTTGGGCGGTGTCGCGCTGGCGATCATCCGCCAGCTCAACCACCCCCGCCGTGCCGACCGGCAGTCGCGCTTCGCCGGGTCGAACTTCAAGCACGCGTACTTCGTCGAGGCCGTGGTGATCATCGAGGGTCTCGGCATCCTCGGCGTCAAGGCCTTCAAGATCTCCAGCGGCATCGAGGACCCGGCCCTGTGGACGAGTTTCGTCACCCAGCCGCTCGCCGCGATACTGCCCACCAGCACCGCGGCCGTGTCGGTGATGGCGCTGCTCAAGCTGCTGTCGGGCATGATCTGGCTGCTGGTCGTCGGCCGCACCCTCACGATGGGCGTCGCCTGGCACCGCTTCAGCGCGTTCTTCAACATCTACTTCAAGCGTGAGGACGACGGCGGTGTCGCGCTCGGCGCGCTCAAACCGATGATGAGCGGTGGCAAGCCGCTCGACTTCGAGGAGGCCGACCCCGAGAAGGACGTCTTCGGCGCGGGCAAGGTCGAGGACTTCACGTGGAAGGGCTGGCTGGACTTCTCCACCTGCACCGAGTGCGGCCGTTGCCAGTCGCAGTGCCCGGCGTGGAACACCGGCAAGCCACTGTCGCCGAAGCTCGTCATCACGCAGCTGCGCGACCACGCCTACGCCAAGGCCCCGTACCTGCTGGCAGGCGGGAAGAAGGACGTCACGGGCGAGGAGGTCGGCCTCACCGGCGACAACCCGTACGCGGGTATCGACGTGCTCGCG encodes:
- a CDS encoding DMT family transporter; its protein translation is MSPYVLLAAAIAAEVTGTVSLKYAEGFTRLLPSAVVVVGYGTAFYLLAQVLKAGLPVGVVYAIWSAIGVALVAVIGAVFLGERMNFTMVVGLVLIIGGVVLLELGVGK